One Gordonia mangrovi genomic region harbors:
- a CDS encoding acyl-CoA dehydrogenase family protein yields the protein MTADTATISADERAALADAIRELVGRRADSTSARAAMRLTPRMDRTLWSTLCTEIGAASLPIPEEYGGGGAAFSETGAVLEEFGRALTPVPILATAVATAAILLADDESTSRDLLPGIASGECVATVCWAGRHGWSTPGVTADAGLLSGTADYVLDGESADLFVVLAGDVDRVTLHAVESNTDGVTVTPLPVVDPSRPLSRVTFDEAPARSIPAGPDLAGRLRALAWALLSAEQVGGTAAALDLTVEYTKSRKQFGRIIGSFQALKHRMADMYALVESSRSISRAAVAAVTAGTPDAEDLAAAAHVHCSEAFQAVAGEGIQLHGGIGITAEHDISLFFKRAHGSAQLFGQPHEVVAELGARILP from the coding sequence GTGACCGCTGACACCGCGACCATCTCCGCCGACGAACGTGCGGCACTGGCCGACGCCATCCGGGAACTGGTCGGCCGGCGTGCGGATTCGACCAGTGCCCGGGCGGCCATGCGGCTGACGCCGCGCATGGATCGCACCCTGTGGTCTACGCTGTGCACCGAGATCGGCGCCGCGTCGCTACCGATTCCGGAGGAGTACGGCGGTGGCGGCGCCGCATTCAGCGAAACCGGGGCGGTCCTCGAGGAATTCGGACGAGCGTTGACCCCGGTGCCGATCCTCGCCACCGCGGTCGCCACCGCGGCCATCCTGCTCGCCGACGACGAATCGACGAGTCGAGACCTGCTGCCCGGTATTGCGTCCGGCGAGTGCGTCGCCACCGTCTGCTGGGCCGGCCGGCACGGCTGGTCCACTCCCGGGGTGACGGCCGATGCCGGGCTGCTGTCGGGCACCGCCGATTACGTCCTCGATGGCGAATCGGCGGACCTGTTCGTGGTACTCGCCGGCGACGTCGACAGGGTCACTCTGCATGCCGTCGAGTCGAACACCGACGGTGTCACCGTGACGCCGCTACCGGTCGTCGACCCGAGCAGACCATTGTCGCGGGTGACCTTCGACGAGGCGCCGGCCCGATCGATCCCGGCCGGGCCCGATCTGGCCGGCCGCCTGCGCGCACTGGCGTGGGCGCTGCTGTCGGCCGAACAGGTCGGGGGAACTGCGGCCGCACTCGACCTCACCGTCGAATACACCAAGTCCCGCAAGCAATTCGGGCGAATCATCGGGTCTTTCCAAGCACTCAAACACCGCATGGCCGACATGTATGCGCTCGTCGAGAGTTCCCGCTCGATCTCACGCGCTGCCGTCGCGGCCGTCACCGCCGGCACCCCCGACGCCGAGGATCTGGCCGCGGCCGCCCATGTCCACTGTTCCGAGGCATTTCAGGCGGTGGCGGGCGAGGGTATCCAACTGCACGGCGGCATCGGGATCACCGCCGAACACGACATCTCGCTGTTCTTCAAACGCGCTCACGGCAGCGCGCAGTTGTTCGGCCAACCGCACGAAGTCGTCGCGGAACTGGGTGCGCGCATCCTGCCCTGA
- the cysC gene encoding adenylyl-sulfate kinase — translation MPKELLRLATAGSVDDGKSTLIGRLLFDSKTIFTDQLESIERTSAERGDEYANLALLTDGLRAEREQGITIDVAYRYFSTPKRKFIIADTPGHVQYTRNMVTGASTADLAMILVDARKGVLEQTRRHAFLSSLLGIPHLTICVNKMDLVDWSQERFDEICDEFIAFAAKLNVTDLTFIPLSALQGDNVVDQSVNMPWYEGRPLLNHLENVYIASDRNLIDARMPVQYVIRPQRSDGNDHRAYAGTVAGGVFSRGDEVVVLPSGFSTTITDIWAPGGDRVDEAFASMAVSMELADEIDIVRGDMLARPNNRPFVGRDIDAMMCWFSDDTELRPGNRYVMMCGTRTTRAQISGLNYRLDVNTLHRDGEAKTLQLNEIARISLHTQQPLLFDAYRKNRETGSFILIDEATNKTVGAGMITAPVSKDSHVVWQTTKVTREQRTHQGATIWLTGLSGSGKSSLAVELERRMVAESRFSYLMDGDNLRHGLNADLGFSDDDRRENIRRTSEVAALFADAGAIAIVSLISPFADERQRAREIHAERRLPFYEIFVDTPLEVCEQRDPKGLYAKARRGEISQFTGIDSPYERPLNPDILVTPADGSPAEVAQSVIRNLGL, via the coding sequence ATGCCCAAGGAACTGCTGCGCCTGGCGACCGCGGGTTCGGTCGACGACGGCAAGTCGACGCTGATCGGGCGGCTGCTGTTCGATTCCAAGACGATCTTCACCGACCAGCTGGAGTCGATCGAACGCACCAGCGCCGAACGGGGCGACGAGTACGCGAACCTCGCTCTGCTGACCGATGGTCTGCGCGCCGAACGTGAGCAGGGCATCACCATCGACGTCGCCTACCGGTATTTCTCCACGCCCAAACGCAAATTCATCATCGCCGACACCCCCGGGCATGTGCAGTACACCCGCAACATGGTGACCGGGGCGTCGACGGCCGATCTGGCGATGATCCTGGTCGACGCACGCAAAGGTGTCCTCGAGCAGACGCGGCGGCACGCATTCCTGTCGTCGTTGCTCGGCATCCCACACCTGACGATCTGTGTGAACAAGATGGATCTCGTCGACTGGTCGCAGGAACGGTTCGACGAGATCTGTGACGAGTTCATCGCCTTCGCGGCGAAGCTGAACGTCACTGATCTGACCTTCATCCCGCTGTCGGCGTTGCAGGGCGACAACGTCGTCGACCAGTCGGTCAACATGCCGTGGTACGAGGGTCGGCCGCTGCTCAACCATCTGGAGAACGTCTACATCGCCTCGGACCGCAACCTGATCGACGCGCGGATGCCGGTGCAGTACGTGATCCGTCCGCAGCGCAGTGACGGCAATGACCACCGCGCCTATGCGGGCACCGTGGCCGGTGGGGTGTTCTCCCGCGGCGACGAAGTGGTGGTGCTGCCGAGTGGTTTCAGCACCACCATCACCGATATCTGGGCGCCCGGCGGCGACCGGGTCGACGAAGCGTTCGCGTCGATGGCGGTGTCGATGGAACTCGCCGACGAGATCGACATCGTCCGCGGCGACATGCTGGCACGCCCGAACAACCGCCCCTTCGTCGGCCGTGACATCGACGCGATGATGTGTTGGTTCTCCGACGACACCGAGCTGCGCCCGGGTAACCGGTACGTGATGATGTGTGGAACCCGCACCACCCGCGCGCAGATCAGCGGCCTGAACTACCGGCTCGATGTCAACACCCTGCACCGCGACGGGGAAGCGAAGACGTTGCAGCTCAACGAGATCGCCCGGATCTCGCTGCACACCCAGCAGCCGCTGCTGTTCGACGCGTACCGCAAGAACCGGGAGACCGGCAGTTTCATCCTGATCGATGAGGCGACCAACAAGACCGTCGGCGCGGGCATGATCACCGCGCCGGTCAGCAAGGACAGCCACGTCGTGTGGCAGACCACCAAGGTCACCCGCGAGCAGCGCACCCACCAAGGGGCGACGATCTGGCTGACCGGGTTGTCGGGGTCGGGTAAATCGTCGTTGGCCGTCGAGCTCGAGCGGCGCATGGTGGCCGAGAGCCGGTTCTCCTACCTCATGGACGGCGACAATCTCCGGCACGGCCTCAACGCCGACCTCGGCTTCTCCGACGACGACCGGCGCGAGAACATCCGCCGCACCAGCGAGGTGGCCGCGTTGTTCGCCGATGCGGGCGCGATCGCCATCGTGTCGTTGATCAGCCCGTTCGCCGACGAACGTCAGCGCGCGCGGGAGATCCACGCCGAGCGGCGCCTGCCGTTCTACGAGATCTTCGTCGACACCCCGCTCGAGGTGTGTGAACAGCGCGATCCCAAGGGGCTCTACGCCAAGGCGCGACGCGGCGAGATCAGCCAGTTCACCGGCATCGACTCGCCGTACGAACGTCCCCTCAATCCCGATATCCTCGTGACGCCAGCGGATGGCTCACCCGCCGAGGTGGCCCAATCGGTCATCCGCAACCTGGGACTGTAG
- a CDS encoding 3'(2'),5'-bisphosphate nucleotidase CysQ yields the protein MSEDRVLAGELATEAGHLLMQIRAESDLRGKELGAEGDQRSNDLLLERLAAQRPADKVLSEESADDKTRLEASRVWIVDPVDGTREYGTDGHADWAVHVALWSAASGLIAGAVALPALGITYVDNDDPVAETAGLASSPKGDRPRVVVSASRAPAFSQAVADAIGGEVLSMGSAGAKAMAVVRGEADAYVHAGGQYEWDSAAPVAVAQAKGLWCGRIDGSALVYNQDDTYLPDLIICRPELRDTILSVTAS from the coding sequence GTGTCGGAGGATCGTGTTCTTGCCGGCGAACTCGCCACCGAGGCCGGACACCTGCTGATGCAGATTCGCGCCGAAAGTGATCTGCGCGGAAAGGAACTCGGCGCGGAGGGGGACCAGCGGTCGAACGATCTGCTGCTCGAACGGTTGGCGGCGCAACGGCCGGCCGACAAGGTGCTCTCGGAGGAGTCCGCCGACGACAAGACACGTTTGGAGGCCTCTCGGGTGTGGATCGTCGACCCGGTCGACGGCACCCGGGAATACGGCACCGACGGGCACGCCGACTGGGCCGTCCATGTCGCGTTGTGGTCCGCCGCGAGTGGTCTGATCGCCGGTGCGGTGGCATTGCCGGCACTCGGGATCACCTATGTCGACAACGACGATCCGGTGGCCGAAACGGCCGGTCTCGCGTCGTCGCCCAAGGGGGATCGACCACGCGTGGTGGTGAGTGCCTCACGCGCGCCGGCTTTCTCGCAGGCGGTGGCCGATGCGATCGGCGGCGAGGTGCTGTCGATGGGGTCGGCCGGCGCCAAGGCGATGGCCGTGGTGCGCGGCGAGGCGGATGCCTATGTGCATGCAGGTGGCCAGTACGAGTGGGACTCGGCGGCGCCGGTGGCGGTCGCACAGGCGAAAGGTTTGTGGTGCGGCCGGATCGACGGGAGCGCACTGGTCTACAACCAGGACGACACCTATCTGCCTGATCTGATCATCTGTCGCCCGGAGTTGCGTGACACCATTCTGTCGGTGACCGCGTCGTAG
- a CDS encoding acyl-CoA dehydrogenase family protein, whose amino-acid sequence MDLFFDEAAERFRAEVRGWLGEHVPAEPLPSMDTAEGFEAHREWERTMAADRMSVVSWPEEFGGRDVPLLHWVIFEEEYYRAGAPGRVSQNGIFLLAPTLFEHAHPDQLARIMPRMARADDIWGQAWSEPEAGSDLASLRSTATRTEGGWLLNGQKTWSSRSSFADRAFGLFRTDRAAQRHKGLTYFMFDLRSDGVTVRPIAQLDGEPGFAELFLEDVFVPDDPATPGDSGVIGAVDNGWKVAMSTAANERGLSLRSPGRFLATTDRLTDLWQRNHEGLHPTANVDARVADAWIGARAYELSTYQTVSRLAAGGQLGMESSINKVFWSQWDIATHETALDLQGVDAEIDDTWMDGYLFSLSGPIYAGTNEIQRNVIAERLLGLPRGDR is encoded by the coding sequence ATGGATCTCTTCTTCGACGAGGCCGCCGAGCGGTTCCGCGCCGAGGTGCGTGGGTGGCTCGGCGAGCATGTCCCCGCCGAGCCGCTGCCCTCGATGGACACCGCCGAGGGGTTCGAGGCGCACCGCGAGTGGGAGCGAACGATGGCCGCCGACCGGATGTCGGTGGTGAGTTGGCCCGAAGAGTTCGGCGGCCGCGACGTGCCGTTGCTGCACTGGGTGATCTTCGAGGAGGAGTACTACCGCGCCGGCGCGCCCGGACGGGTCAGCCAGAACGGGATCTTCCTGCTCGCGCCCACCTTGTTCGAGCACGCACATCCCGATCAGCTCGCCCGCATCATGCCCCGCATGGCCCGCGCCGACGACATCTGGGGTCAGGCGTGGAGCGAGCCGGAGGCCGGCAGCGACCTCGCGTCCCTGCGGTCCACCGCGACGCGCACCGAGGGCGGTTGGCTGCTGAACGGCCAGAAGACGTGGAGTTCCCGATCGAGCTTCGCCGACCGGGCCTTCGGACTGTTCCGCACCGACCGTGCGGCACAGCGGCACAAGGGATTGACCTACTTCATGTTCGACCTGCGCAGCGACGGCGTCACCGTCCGCCCGATCGCGCAGCTCGACGGCGAGCCGGGATTCGCCGAACTGTTCCTCGAGGATGTCTTCGTCCCCGACGATCCGGCCACCCCGGGAGACAGCGGTGTGATCGGCGCCGTCGACAACGGCTGGAAAGTGGCGATGAGCACCGCCGCCAACGAGCGCGGCCTGTCGCTACGGTCCCCCGGCAGGTTTCTGGCCACCACCGATCGGCTCACCGACCTGTGGCAGCGCAACCACGAGGGCCTGCATCCGACCGCGAATGTCGATGCGCGCGTGGCCGATGCGTGGATCGGCGCACGGGCGTACGAATTGTCGACCTACCAGACCGTCAGCCGACTGGCCGCCGGCGGTCAACTCGGCATGGAATCGTCGATCAACAAGGTCTTCTGGTCCCAGTGGGACATCGCCACCCACGAGACGGCACTCGACCTGCAGGGCGTGGACGCCGAGATCGACGACACCTGGATGGACGGCTACCTGTTCTCGCTGTCGGGCCCGATCTATGCCGGTACCAATGAGATCCAGCGCAACGTGATCGCGGAACGGCTGTTGGGCCTGCCGCGCGGGGACCGGTGA
- a CDS encoding IclR family transcriptional regulator has protein sequence MTQTVGESADARQPGSPPTARVISILELLAGSDNPSLTLAEIVRHTGFSRATAHAIVGELVAHGWLLREPDSGRYVIGPGFVTLARSARQSDHLDRWAGVAAHQLSERFGIAYFVARRTALDTITVADHVVPAPLAGDDPSPWFRHGQRVRLRPPICREFIAFEPARVRAEWLGTAPLATRDRLREVLDVVADRGYSIERMTDDHVAMVEALSSLDTMSEHLRSRVGDLLTELSVIDYLPGELIGDVAVVTVGAPIRDAEGHAVAAIVACPNTTLTADGLRELAGATCSAAAAISAQLS, from the coding sequence GTGACACAGACCGTAGGTGAGTCTGCTGACGCACGTCAACCGGGCTCGCCGCCGACCGCCCGCGTGATCAGCATCCTCGAACTCCTCGCCGGATCGGACAACCCGTCGCTGACGCTTGCCGAGATTGTCCGTCACACCGGGTTCTCGCGCGCCACCGCACACGCCATTGTGGGTGAACTCGTCGCCCACGGCTGGTTGCTGCGGGAACCCGACTCCGGCCGGTACGTGATCGGGCCGGGTTTCGTGACGCTCGCCCGAAGCGCCCGACAGTCCGATCACCTGGACCGGTGGGCCGGAGTGGCCGCCCACCAACTGAGCGAGCGCTTCGGCATCGCCTACTTCGTGGCCCGGCGCACCGCCCTCGACACCATCACCGTCGCCGATCACGTGGTCCCGGCACCACTCGCCGGTGACGACCCGTCACCGTGGTTTCGGCACGGACAACGCGTACGGCTGCGGCCGCCGATCTGCCGCGAGTTCATCGCCTTCGAGCCCGCACGAGTTCGCGCCGAGTGGCTCGGCACAGCTCCGCTGGCCACTCGCGACCGACTCCGCGAGGTCCTCGACGTGGTGGCCGATCGCGGGTACTCGATCGAGCGGATGACCGACGACCACGTCGCCATGGTCGAGGCGCTGAGTTCACTCGACACCATGTCCGAACACCTCCGATCGCGCGTCGGCGACCTGCTCACCGAACTGTCGGTGATCGACTACCTGCCCGGGGAGCTCATCGGCGACGTCGCGGTGGTGACGGTCGGGGCCCCGATCCGCGACGCCGAGGGCCACGCCGTGGCCGCCATCGTGGCCTGCCCCAACACCACCCTCACCGCCGACGGACTCCGCGAGCTCGCCGGGGCGACCTGCTCGGCTGCGGCCGCGATCTCCGCACAACTGAGCTGA
- a CDS encoding acyl-CoA dehydrogenase family protein, translated as MDFLLSDVHDDLASTVDALLTKADIPARARAWSHGDHRPVMEVIAALADTGVNGLLIDESCGGASAGAIEMTVAMEQIGRHALPGPIVETVAVLPVLFHTAGVTGERVSALAEGALATCAIPPTAPLAPLAEASYLVRDGVLSTATAGDRVATVDPTRILAELSPGEVLADAVAVDDAVDIGTLATAAQLLGMAGAMLTLAADYAQARNQFGRSIGSFQAVKHHLADVAIAVEMARPLVYAAALGIDGLVPEGTDVRRDVAAAKVAAGDAAYLASRRALQVLGAIGYTTEHDLSLYLTKTRALLTAWGTPADLRRRILESL; from the coding sequence ATGGACTTCCTCCTCTCCGACGTCCACGACGACCTCGCGTCGACGGTCGACGCGCTGCTGACCAAGGCCGACATCCCGGCGCGCGCCCGCGCCTGGAGCCACGGGGATCACCGGCCGGTCATGGAAGTGATCGCGGCCCTGGCCGACACCGGCGTCAACGGACTCCTCATCGACGAATCCTGTGGTGGCGCGTCGGCCGGCGCGATCGAGATGACCGTCGCGATGGAGCAGATCGGCCGGCACGCACTGCCGGGGCCGATCGTGGAGACCGTCGCGGTGTTGCCTGTGCTGTTCCACACCGCGGGGGTCACCGGCGAGCGGGTGAGCGCACTCGCGGAGGGCGCCCTGGCCACCTGCGCGATCCCGCCCACCGCTCCCCTGGCACCGCTCGCCGAGGCGTCCTACCTCGTGCGGGATGGCGTGCTGAGCACGGCGACCGCCGGTGATCGGGTCGCCACCGTCGACCCCACCCGCATTCTGGCCGAACTCAGCCCCGGCGAGGTGTTGGCCGACGCCGTCGCAGTCGACGACGCCGTGGACATCGGCACCTTGGCCACCGCCGCTCAACTGCTGGGCATGGCCGGTGCGATGCTGACCCTGGCCGCCGATTATGCGCAGGCGCGCAATCAGTTCGGCCGGTCGATCGGGTCGTTCCAGGCGGTCAAACATCACCTCGCGGACGTCGCGATCGCAGTCGAGATGGCCCGACCGTTGGTGTACGCCGCCGCGCTCGGCATCGACGGACTGGTGCCGGAGGGCACCGATGTGCGGCGCGACGTCGCCGCCGCGAAGGTGGCCGCAGGCGATGCCGCCTACCTGGCATCTCGTCGCGCGCTGCAGGTGTTGGGCGCCATCGGATACACCACTGAACACGACCTGTCGCTGTATCTCACCAAGACCCGGGCGCTGCTCACCGCCTGGGGCACCCCCGCCGATCTGCGCCGACGAATTCTGGAGTCACTGTGA
- the eccA gene encoding type VII secretion AAA-ATPase EccA, with the protein MADVRKARQLFELGVLSLGIAVEGQEPINNPAQAAKAFTRASEWDPTMADAWLGRLACGEDSDEVLLALYRTRSAIGHEQRRLGLPQRTLVGRWTVYQITYPMTDATEAAAAYASSLTRGQDFPGAQEVLDEVPAAHRTPIIEFVQAFLYLSTQRWPDVLTALRRSDRWSDTFLQTAADSMVGSACVQMGMFGEGIRRLQNVIDGPIQSMATQAMFTHGMALREQGHEDKARAMFEQAYARDPNSPAGEALKSPNFRLIITSPDTIAERRDPWNPDSVPDPAESLVSDTTDRPEMSEMVTEAQRELSDQIGLMSVKEQVAKLQSAATLAKVRADRGLNTAARSLHLAFTGPPGTGKTTVARIVAKIYCGLGFIKTDKVIEATRRDLVGEHLGSTAPKTSAVIDSAMDGVLFIDEAYTLIQEGLSGGDAFGKEAVDTLLARMEDDRDRLVVIIAGYDSEIDRLLSSNDGLASRFARRVRFESYTPDELARIGDFIARRRDSLLTHESVIELEQACAPLYHDVRQGPSGMRRASDVAGNGRFIRNIVEAAEEEREYRLSASDDLASLSQDDLMRIEVDDVRTALRNVLAGLQR; encoded by the coding sequence ATGGCTGACGTCCGCAAAGCGAGGCAACTGTTCGAACTCGGGGTGCTCTCGCTCGGCATCGCCGTCGAAGGCCAGGAACCGATCAACAACCCGGCCCAGGCCGCCAAGGCGTTCACCCGGGCCAGTGAATGGGACCCGACCATGGCCGACGCGTGGCTGGGACGGTTGGCCTGCGGTGAGGACAGCGACGAGGTCCTGCTCGCCCTGTACCGCACCCGCAGCGCGATCGGGCATGAGCAGCGGCGGCTCGGGTTGCCGCAACGCACGCTGGTCGGCAGGTGGACGGTGTACCAGATCACCTATCCGATGACCGATGCGACCGAAGCCGCGGCCGCCTACGCCTCGTCGTTGACCCGAGGCCAGGACTTCCCTGGTGCCCAGGAGGTCCTCGACGAGGTCCCCGCCGCGCACCGCACGCCGATCATCGAGTTCGTGCAGGCCTTCCTGTACCTGTCGACGCAACGCTGGCCGGACGTTCTCACCGCGCTCCGCCGGTCGGACCGCTGGAGCGACACTTTCCTGCAGACCGCCGCGGACAGCATGGTCGGCTCCGCCTGCGTCCAGATGGGTATGTTCGGGGAGGGCATCCGCCGATTGCAGAACGTGATCGACGGACCGATCCAGTCGATGGCCACCCAGGCGATGTTCACCCACGGCATGGCATTGCGGGAGCAGGGCCACGAGGACAAGGCTCGGGCCATGTTCGAGCAGGCCTACGCCCGGGACCCGAACTCACCCGCCGGGGAAGCCCTGAAATCACCGAACTTCCGGTTGATCATCACTTCCCCCGACACGATTGCCGAGCGCCGCGACCCGTGGAACCCGGACTCGGTGCCCGATCCCGCCGAGTCCCTCGTCTCCGACACCACCGACCGACCCGAGATGTCGGAGATGGTGACCGAGGCCCAGCGCGAACTGTCCGACCAGATCGGCCTCATGTCGGTCAAGGAGCAGGTGGCCAAGTTGCAGTCGGCGGCCACGCTGGCGAAGGTCCGCGCCGACCGCGGGCTCAACACCGCGGCCCGCAGCCTGCACCTGGCCTTCACCGGTCCGCCCGGTACCGGCAAGACCACGGTGGCCCGAATCGTCGCGAAGATCTACTGCGGGCTCGGTTTCATCAAGACCGACAAGGTGATCGAGGCGACCCGCCGCGACCTGGTCGGCGAACATCTCGGATCCACCGCCCCCAAAACGTCGGCCGTCATCGACTCGGCCATGGACGGCGTGCTGTTCATCGACGAGGCCTACACGCTCATCCAGGAGGGGCTCTCCGGCGGCGACGCCTTTGGTAAGGAGGCCGTCGACACCCTGCTGGCCCGCATGGAGGACGACCGGGATCGTCTCGTCGTGATCATCGCGGGGTACGACTCCGAGATCGACCGACTGCTGTCGTCCAACGACGGTCTCGCGTCCCGGTTCGCCCGCCGGGTCCGCTTCGAGTCCTACACCCCCGACGAACTCGCCCGTATCGGCGACTTCATCGCCCGCCGACGCGATTCACTGCTCACCCACGAATCCGTCATCGAACTCGAGCAGGCCTGTGCGCCGCTGTATCACGATGTGCGGCAAGGGCCGTCGGGGATGCGGCGAGCCAGCGACGTGGCCGGCAACGGCCGTTTCATCCGCAATATCGTCGAGGCCGCCGAAGAGGAACGCGAATACCGGCTGTCGGCGTCCGACGATCTCGCGTCGTTGTCCCAGGACGACCTGATGCGTATCGAGGTCGACGACGTGCGCACCGCGTTGCGCAACGTCCTTGCCGGACTACAACGCTGA
- the cysD gene encoding sulfate adenylyltransferase subunit CysD has product MVSSATGAQSAGARDGRVHHGYELTHLAALEAESVHIMREVAATFERPVLLFSGGKDSVVMFHLAQKAFWPAPVPFPLMHVDTGHNFDEVIEYRDRVVEQTGVRLVVSSVQDDIDAGRVVEDTGPGASRNRLQTTALLRGIQEHRFDAVFGGARRDEEKARAKERVFSFRDEFGAWDPRAQRPELWQLYNGRHHKGEHIRVFPLSNWTELDIWQYIAAENIELPPIYYAHQREVIPRDGMYLAKTRFLHQYPGEQTQVETVRFRTVGDATCTGCVLSTADTVEKVIDEIAITRVTERGATRADDRISEAGMEDRKKEGYF; this is encoded by the coding sequence ATGGTTTCGAGCGCTACAGGTGCACAAAGCGCGGGTGCCCGAGACGGTCGTGTGCACCACGGCTACGAGTTGACTCATCTCGCGGCGCTCGAGGCCGAATCGGTGCACATCATGCGTGAGGTGGCCGCGACCTTTGAGCGGCCGGTGTTGCTGTTCTCCGGCGGCAAGGACTCGGTGGTGATGTTCCACCTGGCGCAGAAGGCGTTCTGGCCGGCGCCGGTTCCGTTCCCGCTGATGCATGTCGACACCGGTCACAACTTCGACGAGGTGATCGAGTACCGCGACCGGGTCGTCGAACAGACGGGTGTGCGCCTGGTGGTGAGTTCGGTACAGGACGACATCGACGCGGGCCGGGTCGTAGAGGACACCGGTCCCGGGGCGAGTCGCAATCGACTGCAGACCACCGCGCTGCTGCGGGGCATCCAGGAGCATCGGTTCGATGCGGTGTTCGGTGGAGCGCGTCGAGATGAGGAGAAGGCCCGCGCCAAGGAGCGGGTGTTCAGCTTCCGTGACGAGTTCGGCGCATGGGATCCGCGCGCGCAGCGTCCCGAGTTGTGGCAGCTCTACAACGGGCGGCACCACAAGGGTGAGCACATCCGGGTGTTCCCGCTGAGCAACTGGACCGAACTCGACATCTGGCAGTACATCGCCGCCGAGAACATCGAACTGCCGCCCATCTACTACGCCCATCAGCGCGAGGTGATCCCGCGTGACGGCATGTATCTGGCGAAAACCCGGTTCCTGCACCAGTATCCGGGTGAGCAGACGCAGGTCGAAACGGTCCGGTTCCGCACCGTCGGCGACGCCACCTGCACCGGGTGTGTGCTGAGTACCGCCGACACCGTCGAGAAGGTGATCGACGAGATCGCCATCACCCGGGTGACCGAGCGGGGTGCCACCCGCGCTGACGACCGGATCTCGGAGGCCGGCATGGAGGATCGGAAGAAGGAGGGCTACTTCTGA
- a CDS encoding enoyl-CoA hydratase gives MSDAVIPPTLGPDDLGPESSPVAYEVGGPENAVAYVTLNRPEYRNAQNSVMTYSLDAAFRKAVDDAAVKVIVLRANGKHFSAGHDIGTPEKDFDTYYDNVATLHWDHSDKSGADQRLAREMEVYMGMCRRWRDIPKPLIAQVHGACIAGGLMLAWICDFIVASDDAFFSDPVARMGIPGVEYFAHAYALGTRRAKEILFTGERFTATQAAEWGMVNHVVTRDELTSKVDFLAEKMVSMPMQGLFLSKKAVNICEDQMGLRNSMDSVFGWHHFAHAANAESGGDSLGGMDAKSMKASSGANAAGSAASGPHSHGSSN, from the coding sequence ATGAGTGATGCCGTGATCCCGCCCACACTCGGCCCCGACGACCTGGGGCCCGAGTCGTCGCCGGTCGCCTACGAGGTCGGCGGCCCCGAGAACGCCGTCGCGTATGTGACGCTCAACCGTCCCGAATACCGCAACGCGCAGAACTCGGTGATGACCTATTCGCTGGATGCGGCGTTCCGCAAGGCCGTCGACGACGCCGCGGTGAAGGTGATCGTGTTGCGGGCCAACGGCAAGCATTTCTCCGCCGGCCACGACATCGGCACCCCCGAAAAGGATTTCGACACCTACTACGACAACGTCGCCACCCTGCACTGGGACCACTCCGACAAGTCGGGTGCCGATCAGCGCCTCGCACGGGAGATGGAGGTGTACATGGGGATGTGCCGACGCTGGCGTGACATCCCCAAACCGCTGATCGCGCAGGTCCACGGCGCCTGCATCGCCGGCGGACTGATGCTCGCGTGGATCTGCGATTTCATCGTCGCCTCCGACGACGCGTTCTTCTCCGACCCGGTGGCCCGCATGGGTATTCCCGGTGTCGAGTACTTCGCACACGCCTACGCATTGGGGACCCGTCGCGCCAAGGAGATCCTGTTCACCGGCGAACGGTTCACCGCAACCCAGGCCGCCGAGTGGGGCATGGTCAATCACGTCGTGACCCGTGACGAACTCACCTCCAAGGTCGACTTTCTCGCCGAGAAGATGGTGTCGATGCCCATGCAGGGCCTGTTCCTGTCCAAGAAGGCCGTCAACATCTGTGAGGACCAGATGGGCCTGCGCAACTCGATGGACTCCGTGTTCGGTTGGCACCACTTCGCCCACGCCGCCAACGCCGAGAGTGGCGGCGACTCCCTCGGCGGGATGGACGCCAAGTCGATGAAGGCGTCCTCCGGTGCGAACGCCGCTGGGAGCGCAGCGAGCGGGCCGCACAGTCACGGGAGCTCGAACTGA